One Herbaspirillum rubrisubalbicans genomic window carries:
- a CDS encoding C39 family peptidase: protein MKKPRSKKLYSLRTDALSCILSLTSLFAPSSAFSLDLPGYLGKKNPPDSILLLNTHTAQISIAIRSWKSLRDVDVVKQDFDYSCSAASLATLLNGFYGQSLTEESLLKAMDKGDLKASFEDMQKILPRFGFKAQGFAASYEQLVKLKAPVVVYLKHRKDDHFSVLRGINENMVWLADPSLGNRTYSKAQFLEMWQTRNDKEREELSGKILAILPLNSKVSSNSNFFSKNPRRQTIQAVEQSKILMFP, encoded by the coding sequence ATGAAAAAACCAAGAAGTAAGAAGCTCTACTCTTTAAGAACCGACGCACTTTCATGCATCCTTTCTCTGACCAGCCTCTTTGCCCCCAGCTCTGCTTTCTCTTTAGACCTGCCCGGTTATTTAGGAAAGAAAAATCCGCCTGACAGCATTCTTCTGCTAAACACGCATACTGCCCAAATCAGCATTGCCATCAGAAGCTGGAAGAGCCTACGCGATGTAGATGTAGTCAAGCAAGACTTCGACTACTCGTGTAGTGCGGCATCCCTGGCAACCTTACTCAACGGGTTTTACGGTCAGTCTCTCACTGAGGAGTCTTTGCTCAAGGCGATGGACAAGGGCGACTTGAAGGCATCTTTCGAAGACATGCAAAAGATACTACCGAGATTCGGATTCAAGGCGCAAGGATTTGCTGCAAGTTATGAGCAACTGGTCAAGCTCAAAGCGCCAGTCGTGGTGTATCTCAAACACCGCAAGGATGATCACTTTTCGGTTCTGCGCGGCATCAATGAGAACATGGTCTGGTTAGCAGATCCTAGTCTTGGAAACAGAACGTACAGCAAGGCTCAATTTCTGGAAATGTGGCAAACCAGGAACGACAAGGAACGCGAAGAATTATCTGGAAAGATTCTGGCCATTTTGCCGCTCAACAGTAAGGTGTCAAGCAACTCAAATTTCTTTTCAAAGAATCCACGTCGGCAGACTATCCAAGCAGTTGAACAATCGAAAATCCTGATGTTTCCATAA
- a CDS encoding chromate transporter, which produces MMMSTPDLLAPERPIPTTREIFLGFLGLGMTAFGGALPLAQCMIVERRRWLTDAEFVELLGLCQFLPGGNIINLSVALGMKFRGWKGALAGITGLIAVPSVVVILLGMIYQHFQHDPNVKHLFAGLAAAAAGLLIQMAVKITLPLRKNVVLAAVAVACFIAIALLRIPLLWVMLVMTPISIFLTARYGERFAAKPQVAAKPDAVKQEGAQ; this is translated from the coding sequence ATGATGATGAGCACTCCTGACCTGCTGGCCCCTGAGCGGCCTATCCCCACCACCAGAGAAATATTCCTGGGCTTTCTCGGCCTGGGCATGACCGCCTTCGGCGGTGCGCTACCCTTGGCGCAGTGCATGATCGTGGAGCGTCGCCGCTGGCTCACCGACGCCGAATTCGTCGAGCTGCTGGGGCTGTGCCAGTTCCTCCCGGGGGGCAACATCATCAACCTGTCGGTGGCGCTGGGCATGAAGTTCCGCGGCTGGAAGGGCGCGTTGGCAGGCATTACCGGACTCATCGCCGTGCCGTCCGTGGTGGTGATCCTGCTGGGCATGATCTACCAGCACTTCCAGCACGATCCCAACGTCAAGCACCTCTTTGCCGGGTTGGCCGCAGCCGCAGCCGGTCTGCTGATCCAGATGGCGGTCAAGATCACCCTGCCGCTGCGCAAGAACGTGGTGCTGGCTGCCGTGGCGGTGGCCTGTTTCATCGCCATCGCCTTGCTGCGCATCCCGCTGCTGTGGGTGATGCTGGTGATGACGCCGATCAGCATCTTCCTCACGGCGCGCTATGGCGAGCGCTTTGCGGCCAAGCCGCAGGTCGCAGCGAAGCCGGATGCCGTCAAGCAGGAGGGCGCGCAATGA
- the dcd gene encoding dCTP deaminase — protein MAIKSDKWIRRMAEQEGMIEPYEPGQVRQAADGSKIVSYGTSSYGYDIRCANEFKIFTNINSTIVDPKNFDEKSFVDFKGDVCIIPPNSFALARTVEYFRIPRSVLTICLGKSTYARCGIIVNVTPFEPEWEGYVTLEFSNTTPLPAKIYAGEGCAQVLFFESDEICETSYKDRGGKYQGQHGVTLPKT, from the coding sequence ATGGCCATCAAGTCAGACAAGTGGATCCGCCGCATGGCGGAGCAGGAAGGAATGATCGAACCCTACGAGCCCGGTCAGGTGCGTCAGGCGGCCGATGGCAGCAAGATCGTTTCCTACGGTACTTCGTCCTATGGCTACGATATCCGTTGCGCCAACGAATTCAAGATCTTCACCAACATCAATTCGACCATCGTCGACCCCAAGAACTTCGATGAAAAATCCTTCGTCGATTTCAAGGGCGATGTCTGCATCATCCCACCCAACTCCTTCGCCCTGGCCCGTACCGTCGAATACTTCCGCATCCCGCGTAGCGTGCTGACCATCTGCCTGGGCAAGTCCACCTATGCGCGTTGCGGCATCATCGTCAACGTCACCCCCTTCGAGCCGGAATGGGAGGGCTACGTCACCCTGGAGTTCTCCAACACCACACCGCTACCGGCCAAGATCTATGCCGGCGAAGGCTGTGCCCAGGTGCTGTTTTTCGAGAGCGATGAAATCTGCGAAACCTCCTACAAGGATCGCGGCGGCAAGTACCAGGGGCAGCATGGGGTGACCTTGCCCAAGACCTGA
- a CDS encoding lysozyme inhibitor LprI family protein: MKKTISTFILFSLSALHAQASDCSKARNFAETEICKDHLLSALDMTLNRNYRVMMASDIGTVARKNLSASQRLWLQERNRCKDKECITTLYKRRLADICDYPVIAGVHPVCDEFNDVVENDLQRHDGEKR; this comes from the coding sequence ATGAAAAAGACAATATCCACGTTCATTCTCTTCTCACTATCAGCGCTTCATGCCCAAGCATCCGACTGCAGCAAAGCCAGAAACTTCGCTGAAACTGAAATCTGCAAAGACCATTTACTGAGTGCGCTCGACATGACGCTAAACAGGAATTACCGCGTCATGATGGCCTCGGATATCGGGACGGTTGCCCGGAAAAATCTCTCTGCTTCGCAACGGCTCTGGCTTCAGGAAAGAAACAGATGCAAGGACAAGGAATGCATCACTACCTTGTACAAACGCCGACTTGCCGACATCTGCGACTACCCAGTTATCGCAGGCGTTCATCCGGTCTGCGATGAATTCAACGATGTTGTAGAGAACGATTTGCAACGACATGACGGTGAGAAAAGATGA
- a CDS encoding chromate transporter, translated as MSQTLIALAIIFTQLSVLAFGGGNTILPEMQRQVVEVHHWMSAEDFSALFALGQAAPGPNLMVVTLVGWHVAGFWGMLVTSLAKFGPSSIITVIMLHVWERFKDKPWRRHVQAGLLPVTGGLVAASALLITQASITHGFLAAITAATAIIALKTKIHPLWLLFGGALAGYFYLGTF; from the coding sequence ATGAGCCAGACCCTGATCGCATTGGCTATCATCTTCACGCAGTTGTCGGTGCTGGCCTTCGGTGGCGGCAATACCATCCTGCCGGAGATGCAGCGCCAGGTGGTGGAGGTACATCACTGGATGAGCGCCGAGGATTTCAGCGCGCTGTTCGCCCTGGGCCAGGCCGCGCCCGGTCCCAACCTGATGGTGGTCACCTTGGTGGGCTGGCATGTGGCCGGTTTCTGGGGGATGCTGGTGACCAGCCTGGCCAAGTTCGGGCCGTCCTCAATCATCACCGTCATCATGTTGCACGTCTGGGAGAGGTTCAAGGACAAGCCCTGGCGGCGTCACGTGCAGGCTGGCCTGCTGCCGGTGACGGGCGGTCTGGTGGCGGCCTCGGCGCTGTTGATCACGCAGGCCTCGATCACCCATGGCTTCCTGGCGGCGATCACGGCAGCAACTGCCATCATCGCGCTCAAGACCAAGATTCATCCGCTGTGGTTGTTGTTTGGCGGGGCCTTGGCGGGGTACTTCTATCTCGGCACCTTCTGA
- a CDS encoding arsenic transporter codes for MLSALVIFLLTLMFVIWQPKGLGIGWSACAGAAVALAAGVIHLSDIPVVWHIVWNATATFIAIIIISLLLDKAGFFEWAALHVARWGGGRGRLLFVLLVLLGAAVSALFANDGAALILTPIVIAMLLALRFSPQATLAFVMAAGFIADTASLPLVVSNLVNIVSADFFKIGFAQYASIMIPVDMVSIVATLIVLFIYFRRDIPQHYDLTQLQEAAAAIQDRATFVAGWWVLALLLVGFFWLEDMGVPISAVAAAGAVILLAVAGKGQVISTREVIKGAPWQVVFFSLGMYLVVYGLRNAGLTDHLTGVLNGLAEHGVWSAALGTGFLTALLSSIMNNMPTVLVGALSIEATTAQGVVKEAMIYANVIGSDLGPKITPIGSLATLLWLHVLDQKNIHISWGYYFRVGALLTLPVLLITLSALAIRLGG; via the coding sequence GTGCTGAGTGCTCTTGTCATCTTCCTGCTCACCCTGATGTTTGTCATCTGGCAGCCCAAGGGACTGGGCATCGGCTGGAGCGCCTGTGCCGGCGCGGCCGTGGCGCTGGCGGCCGGCGTCATCCATCTTTCGGATATCCCGGTGGTCTGGCATATCGTCTGGAACGCTACCGCTACCTTCATCGCCATCATCATCATCAGCCTGTTGCTGGACAAGGCCGGCTTTTTTGAGTGGGCCGCCTTGCATGTAGCGCGCTGGGGAGGCGGACGCGGGCGTCTGCTGTTCGTGCTGCTGGTCCTGTTGGGCGCGGCGGTATCGGCCCTGTTCGCCAACGATGGCGCTGCACTGATCCTCACACCCATCGTCATCGCCATGCTGCTGGCGCTTCGCTTTTCGCCGCAGGCAACGCTGGCCTTCGTGATGGCGGCCGGCTTCATCGCCGACACGGCAAGCCTGCCGCTGGTGGTGTCGAACCTGGTCAATATCGTCTCGGCGGACTTCTTCAAGATCGGATTCGCGCAATATGCCTCGATCATGATCCCGGTGGACATGGTCTCGATCGTAGCGACGCTTATCGTCCTGTTCATCTACTTCCGTCGCGATATCCCCCAACACTATGACCTCACGCAGTTGCAAGAAGCCGCCGCAGCCATCCAGGATCGAGCGACCTTCGTCGCCGGCTGGTGGGTGCTTGCGCTGCTGCTGGTGGGATTTTTCTGGCTGGAAGATATGGGCGTACCGATCAGCGCCGTGGCGGCAGCCGGCGCAGTGATTCTTCTGGCGGTCGCAGGCAAAGGCCAAGTCATTTCCACGCGTGAAGTCATCAAGGGCGCGCCCTGGCAGGTCGTGTTCTTCTCGCTGGGGATGTACCTGGTGGTGTATGGACTGCGCAATGCGGGGCTGACCGACCACCTCACGGGCGTGCTGAATGGTCTTGCCGAACATGGCGTCTGGAGCGCTGCGCTCGGCACCGGTTTCCTGACGGCCTTGCTGTCCTCCATCATGAATAACATGCCTACGGTGCTGGTCGGCGCATTATCGATCGAGGCCACCACCGCGCAGGGCGTGGTGAAGGAGGCAATGATCTACGCCAACGTCATTGGCAGCGACCTTGGCCCCAAGATCACCCCCATCGGCAGCCTGGCCACCTTGCTGTGGCTGCACGTGCTGGACCAGAAAAACATTCATATTTCCTGGGGCTATTATTTTCGGGTGGGAGCATTGTTGACGCTACCGGTTCTGCTGATCACCCTGTCCGCTCTGGCGATCAGACTGGGGGGATGA
- a CDS encoding LysR family transcriptional regulator, translating to MSPSIDLRLLRYFIAVAEEGHLTKAAERIGIQQPPLSQQIRLLERELGVTLFNRLPRGMELTDSGTALLTDARALLAQLDTTVASVRRIAQGKMGRIAVGFTESASLHPFVHSVIRAFRADAPDVVMTVEESNTNELIEALRAKRLDLAFVRSPVGDASGLTIETMLVEEMVAALPIDHPLAEHGKRKSIALHALAEQAFIMTRRPNGPGLYDTIIAACHAAGFSPQVTQEARKNLSTLSLVAAGVGVAVIPASMTRVNAEGVVYLKLTGAPELKAPLHLAYRTGSISGAARLMREEALKLSAGRKRR from the coding sequence ATGTCACCTTCCATCGACCTGCGCCTGCTGCGCTACTTCATCGCCGTGGCCGAAGAAGGCCATCTCACCAAGGCCGCCGAGCGCATCGGCATCCAGCAGCCGCCGCTGTCGCAACAGATCCGCCTGCTGGAGCGCGAACTGGGCGTGACGCTGTTCAACCGCCTGCCGCGCGGCATGGAACTGACCGACAGCGGCACGGCACTGCTCACCGACGCCCGCGCCCTGCTGGCGCAACTGGACACCACGGTGGCCAGCGTGCGCCGCATCGCCCAGGGCAAGATGGGCCGCATCGCGGTGGGCTTCACCGAATCCGCGTCGCTGCATCCCTTCGTGCACTCGGTGATCCGCGCCTTCCGCGCCGATGCGCCGGACGTGGTGATGACGGTGGAAGAAAGCAATACCAATGAACTGATCGAAGCACTGCGCGCCAAGCGTCTCGATCTGGCCTTCGTGCGCTCGCCGGTGGGCGACGCCAGCGGCCTGACCATCGAAACCATGCTGGTGGAAGAGATGGTCGCCGCACTGCCCATCGACCATCCGCTGGCCGAGCACGGCAAGCGCAAGAGCATCGCCCTGCACGCACTGGCCGAGCAAGCCTTCATCATGACGCGCCGGCCCAACGGCCCTGGGCTGTACGACACCATCATCGCCGCCTGCCATGCGGCCGGCTTTTCACCGCAGGTGACCCAGGAGGCGCGCAAGAATCTCTCCACGCTCTCGCTGGTGGCCGCCGGTGTGGGGGTGGCGGTGATCCCGGCGTCGATGACGCGGGTCAATGCGGAGGGCGTGGTGTACCTGAAGCTGACCGGCGCGCCCGAGCTGAAAGCCCCGCTGCACTTGGCTTACCGGACCGGCAGCATCAGCGGTGCGGCGCGCCTGATGCGCGAAGAGGCCTTGAAATTGAGTGCGGGGCGCAAGCGGCGTTGA
- the arsC gene encoding arsenate reductase (glutaredoxin) (This arsenate reductase requires both glutathione and glutaredoxin to convert arsenate to arsenite, after which the efflux transporter formed by ArsA and ArsB can extrude the arsenite from the cell, providing resistance.), with the protein MTTIYHNPACGTSRNTLAMIRNSGEEPTIIQYLQHPPSREQLVRMIQDAGLTVRDAIRQKGTPYAELGLDDLALSDDQLLDAMLAHPILINRPFVVTSKGTRLCRPSELVLDILEHPQQGAFTKEDGEVVVNAEGQRNTLPGA; encoded by the coding sequence ATGACCACGATCTACCATAACCCAGCATGTGGCACCTCCCGCAACACCCTGGCCATGATCCGCAACAGCGGTGAAGAGCCGACGATCATCCAGTACCTGCAACACCCGCCCAGCCGCGAGCAACTGGTCAGGATGATTCAGGATGCCGGTCTGACGGTGCGCGACGCCATCCGTCAAAAAGGGACGCCCTACGCCGAGTTGGGCCTGGATGACCTCGCTCTGAGCGACGACCAGTTGCTCGATGCCATGCTGGCCCACCCCATTCTGATCAACAGGCCGTTTGTGGTGACGTCCAAGGGAACCCGGCTGTGTCGCCCCTCCGAGCTGGTGCTGGACATCCTGGAACACCCTCAGCAAGGTGCTTTCACCAAGGAAGACGGCGAAGTGGTGGTCAATGCGGAGGGCCAGAGAAACACGCTGCCAGGTGCTTAG
- a CDS encoding enhanced serine sensitivity protein SseB C-terminal domain-containing protein — translation MQTDPARPLNPLEEALVRAQNDPEARPAFYRLVLDATVFVRGHLPEDGDRGKVQIMRWPGEDGSMMLPMFSTMEDLERAFEPGAPCLSMTVRELFRMCGDGRSVFILNPDSPYSKYFVPGEVAHVLQEDNGGTPVARTIGAETTVRLGAPAEPPTVMLEKLSQLFARDDKVKAAYLATMHDPTHDPQPTLVLGIDTPESHMEQVARAAGPVIAQHGRPQEAVDMMRVEPGNGHSVADFMLTELKPFYERQRVGFFKSLFGRAR, via the coding sequence ATGCAAACCGATCCCGCACGCCCTCTGAATCCCCTGGAAGAAGCCCTGGTCCGCGCCCAGAACGACCCTGAGGCGCGGCCGGCGTTTTATCGCCTGGTGCTGGACGCCACCGTCTTCGTGCGCGGTCACTTGCCGGAAGACGGTGACCGCGGAAAAGTGCAGATCATGCGCTGGCCGGGGGAGGATGGCAGCATGATGCTGCCCATGTTCAGCACCATGGAAGACCTCGAACGCGCCTTCGAGCCCGGCGCACCCTGCCTGTCCATGACGGTGCGCGAACTGTTTCGCATGTGCGGGGATGGGCGCAGCGTGTTCATCCTCAATCCCGATAGTCCCTATAGCAAGTATTTCGTGCCCGGCGAAGTCGCCCACGTGCTGCAAGAAGATAACGGTGGCACACCGGTAGCGCGCACCATCGGTGCCGAGACCACGGTGCGGTTGGGGGCGCCGGCCGAGCCGCCCACCGTCATGTTGGAGAAGCTGTCGCAATTGTTCGCCCGCGATGACAAGGTCAAGGCCGCCTACCTGGCCACGATGCATGACCCCACGCACGACCCCCAGCCGACCCTGGTGCTGGGGATCGATACCCCCGAGAGCCACATGGAGCAGGTGGCCCGCGCGGCGGGGCCGGTCATTGCCCAGCATGGCCGGCCGCAGGAGGCGGTGGACATGATGCGCGTGGAGCCGGGCAATGGGCATAGTGTGGCCGACTTCATGCTCACCGAACTGAAGCCCTTCTATGAGCGCCAGCGCGTGGGCTTTTTCAAATCCTTGTTCGGGCGCGCACGCTAG
- a CDS encoding ArsR/SmtB family transcription factor has product METKTVITALAALAQESRLAIFRHLVQLGPEGCAASKIGETLDIAPSSVSFHMKELSHAGLVSSRQEGRFVIYAANYGAMNEVLGFLTDNCCGGNPCSPVSACREPSTTR; this is encoded by the coding sequence ATGGAAACCAAGACCGTCATCACCGCACTGGCCGCATTAGCCCAGGAATCACGCCTGGCCATCTTCCGACACCTGGTTCAGCTTGGGCCCGAAGGCTGCGCCGCCAGCAAGATCGGAGAGACCTTGGACATCGCACCCTCGTCCGTATCGTTCCATATGAAAGAACTGTCACACGCTGGCCTGGTGAGCTCCCGCCAGGAGGGGCGTTTCGTCATCTACGCGGCCAACTACGGCGCAATGAATGAAGTATTGGGTTTCCTGACGGATAACTGCTGCGGCGGCAATCCTTGTTCGCCCGTGAGCGCCTGCCGCGAACCGTCCACCACCAGGTAA